Proteins found in one Oncorhynchus tshawytscha isolate Ot180627B linkage group LG25, Otsh_v2.0, whole genome shotgun sequence genomic segment:
- the LOC112224703 gene encoding sorting nexin-5, with the protein MTSTIDDSDKEKTLSVSVDLNNDTSLLIDIPDALCERDKVKFTVHTKTTLSSFQKPDFSVPRQHEDFIWLHDALVETEDYAGLIIPPAPPKPDFESPREKMHKLGEGEATMTKEEYTKMKQELEAEYLAVFKKTVQVHEVFLQRLSSHPILSKDRNFQIFLEYDQDLSVRRKNAKETFGSFFKNMVKSADEVIISGIKEVDDFFEQEKTFLLDYSSKIKDSTARAEKMTRSHKNVADDYIHISSTLNSLSVDDNTALKKHFEKLSDLFEKLRKVEGRVASDQELKLTELLRYYMRDIQAAKDLLYRRARTLADYENSNKALDKARLKSKAVAAVEEQQQQCLQRFNKLSESGKRELTSFKGRRVVAFRKNLIEMAELEIKHAKNNMSLLQDCIELFKSS; encoded by the exons ATGACATCTACCATTGATGATAGTGACAAAGAAAAG accctctctgtgtctgtggacCTAAACAACGACACCTCTCTACTCATCGACATTCCTGATGCACTCTGTGAACGAGATAAAGTCAAGTTCACTGTCCACACCAAG ACCACCCTGAGCTCCTTTCAGAAGCCAGACTTCTCTGTTCCTAGGCAACATGAGGACTTTATCTGGCTCCATGACGCTCTGGTTGAAACTGAAGACTACGCTGGGCTCATC ATCCCTCCAGCGCCCCCGAAGCCAGACTTTGAGAGCCCCAGGGAGAAGATGCATAAACTGGGCGAGGGAGAAGCTACCATGACCAAGGAGGAATACACCAAGATGAAGCAGGAGTTAGAGGC TGAGTACCTGGCTGTTTTCAAGAAGACTGTTCAAGTCCACGAGGTATTTCTGCAGCGTCTATCTTCTCACCCCATCCTGAGCAAGGACAGAAACTTCCAGATATTCCTGGAGTATGACCAGGAT CTGAGCGTACggaggaaaaatgccaaggagaCGTTTGGGAGTTTCTTTAAGAACATGGTGAAGAGTGCTGATGAGGTCATCATCTCAGGGATAAAG GAAGTAGATGATTTCTTTGAGCAGGAGAAGACCTTCCTGCTTGATTATTCGTCCAAGATCAAAGACTCCACTGCCAGGGCGGAGAAGATGACCCGCTCCCACAAAA ATGTTGCTGATGATTACATCCACATCTCTTCTACTTTGAACAGTCTCTCTGTCGATGACAACACAGCACTTAAAAA GCACTTTGAGAAGTTATCTGACCTGTTTGAGAAACTCCGG AAAGTGGAGGGTAGAGTGGCGTCGGACCAGGAGCTGAAGCTCACAGAGCTACTACGCTACTACATGAGGGACATCCAGGCAGCCAAG gacctGTTGTACAGACGGGCCAGGACCCTGGCAGACTATGAGAACAGTAACAAGGCTCTGGATAAGGCCCGGCTGAAGAGTAAAGCTGTTGCTGCTGTGGAGGAGCAACAACAACAGTGTCTGCAGAGGTTTAACAAGCTTTCTGAGTCGGgaaaaagag AGCTGACCAGTTTTAAGGGCAGGAGAGTGGTGGCTTTCCGGAAGAATCTAATAGAGATGGCTGAGCTGGAGATTAAGCATGCTAAG